A region of Sulfuricella denitrificans skB26 DNA encodes the following proteins:
- a CDS encoding ThiF family adenylyltransferase yields MQSFTYDEAFSRNIGWLTRQEQQQLRHKRVAIAGLGGVGGVHLLTLCRLGISKFHLAEFDTFDLANFNRQAGATVSTLGLGKMEVMIRQARDINPELEIKEFAGGVTADNLDAFLDDVDIYVDGLDFFAFQARQLVFAACEAKNIPAVTAAPLGMGTAVLNFLPGGMSFNDYFRLDDGPEAEKPLRFLMGLAPARLQMGYLADPSAVDLANRKGPSTIMACQLCAGVAATEALKILLGRGLVRMAPKGYHFDAYRNKLALTWRPGGNRNPLQRLVIALAKRQLGL; encoded by the coding sequence ATATCGGCTGGCTTACCCGGCAGGAGCAGCAACAGTTGCGTCATAAACGCGTGGCGATTGCCGGCTTGGGCGGCGTGGGAGGAGTACACTTGCTGACGCTTTGTCGGCTGGGTATAAGCAAATTCCATCTGGCCGAGTTCGATACCTTCGATCTGGCTAATTTCAACCGCCAGGCCGGAGCGACGGTCAGCACTCTGGGTCTGGGCAAGATGGAGGTCATGATCCGCCAGGCGCGCGACATCAATCCGGAGCTTGAAATCAAGGAATTTGCAGGCGGTGTGACAGCCGACAACCTGGATGCCTTTCTGGATGACGTGGACATCTACGTCGACGGTCTGGATTTCTTCGCTTTTCAGGCTCGTCAGCTGGTCTTTGCCGCTTGCGAGGCAAAAAATATTCCTGCCGTCACTGCCGCCCCGCTGGGCATGGGCACGGCCGTGCTCAATTTTTTGCCGGGTGGCATGAGTTTTAATGATTATTTCCGCCTGGACGACGGCCCTGAGGCGGAAAAGCCCCTGCGTTTCCTCATGGGGCTTGCACCTGCCCGTCTGCAAATGGGCTACCTGGCCGACCCCTCCGCAGTTGATCTGGCCAATCGCAAGGGCCCGTCCACTATCATGGCCTGCCAGCTTTGCGCGGGCGTGGCGGCGACTGAAGCCCTGAAAATTCTCCTGGGTCGCGGTTTGGTTCGGATGGCGCCCAAAGGTTACCACTTCGATGCCTACCGCAATAAGCTGGCGCTGACCTGGCGACCCGGCGGTAACCGCAACCCCTTGCAGCGTCTCGTCATTGCCCTCGCCAAACGCCAGCTCGGACTTTAA
- a CDS encoding DapH/DapD/GlmU-related protein, producing the protein MRKITWQPIVVFIGLCLIVFALATATTSLLPGKLPLGDFRGIGMVAAWVAYVYAYAIAVYRLFLVAMPLPEGEIHEGSRAEFVYHVYVLFYLIFFNSIMRSGTPPIPFMRLLYLVLGARLGHNTYSSGLIYDPLFVQIGNNSVIGESALLVPHVIEGTRLAHHPIHIGNNVTVGAHAVVMSGVTIGDGAIVSVGAVVTKGTHIGAGEIWGGVPAKLLKRRESGAVA; encoded by the coding sequence ATGCGCAAGATTACCTGGCAACCCATCGTGGTTTTTATTGGTCTATGTCTGATTGTTTTTGCGCTGGCAACAGCAACAACCAGCCTGCTGCCAGGCAAACTCCCGCTGGGAGACTTTCGTGGGATCGGCATGGTTGCAGCTTGGGTGGCATATGTCTATGCGTATGCAATCGCTGTCTACAGACTGTTTCTGGTGGCCATGCCCCTGCCGGAAGGCGAGATTCACGAAGGATCTCGGGCCGAATTCGTCTACCATGTTTATGTTCTGTTTTACCTCATTTTCTTCAATTCCATCATGCGTAGTGGAACCCCCCCTATCCCCTTCATGCGCCTGCTCTACCTGGTTCTGGGCGCCCGACTTGGCCACAATACTTACAGCTCCGGCCTGATTTATGACCCGCTTTTTGTTCAAATCGGGAACAATTCTGTCATTGGTGAATCCGCCCTGCTCGTGCCTCACGTCATCGAAGGTACGCGCTTGGCTCACCATCCCATTCACATCGGCAACAATGTCACCGTTGGTGCCCATGCTGTGGTGATGTCCGGGGTCACCATCGGTGATGGCGCCATCGTCTCGGTGGGCGCGGTGGTAACCAAGGGCACTCACATAGGAGCTGGGGAGATCTGGGGCGGTGTTCCGGCCAAATTGTTAAAGCGGCGGGAATCGGGGGCGGTAGCCTGA
- a CDS encoding outer membrane lipoprotein-sorting protein — protein MTMTPSYYPHDVYVKRFRLMPIRTIFAAAMLLLIFRSALAADTAGGDLVAREMLTRADRIRFPDEGFQVDVTITTTEPDATEDVRAYRILSKGNDQTLVQTTAPVVDRGQILLMRDRDLWAFLPNLSQPIRLPLSQKLTGQVANGDLARANFAGDYEPILLRTEKIDGVSYHVLQLDAVDSGVTYRRVLYWVNAKNSRPYKAEFYALSGRLLKTGLYQEFRAQGGETRPTRLVIEDALRRGRRSVLEYGEMVMRDLPDKVFTKDYLKKLSH, from the coding sequence ATGACTATGACTCCATCTTATTATCCACACGACGTTTACGTTAAGCGCTTTCGGCTGATGCCTATCCGGACAATTTTCGCCGCCGCGATGCTGTTGTTGATTTTCCGGTCGGCGCTGGCTGCCGACACCGCAGGTGGAGATCTCGTTGCTCGTGAAATGCTGACCCGCGCAGACCGTATCCGTTTTCCTGACGAGGGTTTCCAGGTTGACGTGACCATCACGACAACCGAACCCGATGCCACTGAAGACGTACGCGCTTACCGGATACTTTCCAAAGGCAACGACCAGACCCTGGTGCAGACAACGGCGCCGGTGGTTGACCGAGGTCAGATTTTGCTGATGCGGGATCGCGACCTGTGGGCTTTTTTGCCCAACCTGTCTCAGCCGATTCGTTTGCCGCTCTCGCAGAAATTGACTGGCCAGGTTGCAAATGGCGACTTGGCTCGCGCCAATTTTGCAGGTGATTACGAACCCATACTCTTGCGCACAGAGAAAATTGACGGCGTGTCATATCATGTTTTGCAATTGGATGCGGTCGATAGCGGAGTCACTTATCGACGGGTGCTTTACTGGGTGAACGCAAAAAACAGTCGACCTTATAAAGCCGAATTCTATGCGCTTTCGGGCCGTTTGCTGAAAACCGGGCTCTACCAGGAGTTTCGTGCACAGGGCGGGGAAACGCGACCGACACGACTGGTGATAGAAGATGCACTGCGTCGCGGTCGACGTTCGGTACTCGAATATGGCGAGATGGTCATGCGAGATCTGCCAGATAAGGTGTTCACCAAGGATTACCTGAAGAAGCTCAGTCACTGA
- a CDS encoding ABC transporter permease produces the protein MFKLAFRNIFRQRLRTALTLAAIITGVVAIIISGGFVEDVFVQLREATIHSRIGHVQILRSGYLEYGRRDPSHYMIAQPKSVTDAVQAIPHVQAVMTRLNFSGLANNGHADLPIIGEGIEPGREAQLGTATTIVAGRPLRNTDAFGAVIGEGVAAALQLHPGSFVTLMVNTPEGALNTLEYEVVGVFRTFSKDYDDRAVRIPLSAAQELLFTKSVHSAVVLLDDTASTDAVTTIIRAKLEPLGYVVKPWHELADFYQKTEALYRRQFGALQAIILVMLVLSVASTINMVVYERTGEFGTLLALGLRRRQIFKLVLLENTLLGLLGSLLGVVVGSTLAGLVSSIGISMPPPPGSNVGYTATIRLVPWVLVMAALTGALAAVMAAVLPARRASRLPVVDALRHNI, from the coding sequence ATGTTCAAGCTCGCCTTCCGCAACATCTTCCGCCAGCGTCTGCGTACTGCGCTGACACTGGCGGCAATCATTACCGGGGTGGTCGCCATCATCATCAGCGGCGGCTTTGTCGAGGATGTGTTCGTGCAGCTGCGCGAGGCGACAATCCACTCGCGCATCGGACATGTGCAGATTTTGAGGAGTGGCTATCTTGAGTATGGTCGCCGCGATCCGTCACATTATATGATCGCGCAGCCGAAGTCCGTGACGGACGCGGTACAGGCTATTCCGCACGTGCAGGCGGTAATGACTCGCCTGAATTTTTCCGGGCTGGCCAATAACGGCCACGCCGATTTACCCATTATCGGCGAAGGCATTGAACCGGGCAGGGAAGCGCAATTGGGAACCGCCACCACCATCGTTGCCGGCCGCCCGTTGCGGAATACGGACGCATTCGGCGCGGTAATCGGAGAAGGTGTCGCCGCCGCCCTGCAGTTGCACCCCGGCAGTTTCGTGACCTTGATGGTGAATACGCCGGAAGGTGCGCTGAACACCCTGGAGTATGAAGTCGTCGGCGTGTTCCGCACTTTCTCCAAGGATTACGACGATCGAGCCGTACGTATTCCGTTGTCAGCCGCCCAGGAATTGCTGTTTACCAAGTCGGTACATAGCGCTGTCGTGTTGTTGGACGACACTGCTTCAACCGACGCGGTAACCACCATCATCAGAGCCAAGCTGGAGCCGCTCGGCTACGTCGTGAAGCCTTGGCATGAGTTGGCCGATTTTTATCAAAAAACTGAGGCCCTGTACCGGCGCCAATTCGGGGCGCTGCAGGCTATCATTCTGGTCATGCTGGTATTGAGCGTGGCCAGCACCATTAACATGGTGGTCTACGAACGCACCGGCGAATTCGGAACTTTGCTCGCTCTGGGCCTGCGCCGGCGCCAAATCTTCAAGCTCGTCCTGCTCGAAAATACGCTGCTGGGACTGCTCGGCAGCCTGCTCGGAGTGGTCGTGGGGAGCACGCTAGCAGGCTTGGTATCTAGCATCGGCATTTCCATGCCGCCACCGCCCGGCTCGAACGTCGGCTACACTGCTACGATTCGACTGGTGCCGTGGGTGCTTGTGATGGCGGCCCTGACTGGGGCGCTAGCAGCGGTTATGGCTGCCGTGCTTCCGGCCCGGCGCGCCTCACGCCTGCCGGTGGTGGACGCACTGCGTCATAATATTTGA
- a CDS encoding ABC transporter permease, with amino-acid sequence MHPSPIAWIAMANLLIAARNLARNRRRALAALLTVAVGVTSLMLADGFIQWIFWAMREGTIQSQLGHIQVVRPGYLSAGAANPYAYVLPENLPQRKAIESTPGVKLVAPRLAVTGLISHGETTIAFVADGVDPQKEAELSKALRISEGRNIAGATAKEVILGYGLARNLDVKPGATVALLANTAGGGINAVEAKVAGVFISANQTYDDSALRLPIGLAQTLLRVNGAHAWLVLLDDTERTDDYLERFRTRFPAQSNKLEFVPWYQQADFYNKTVALFSQQMNVLRLIIGCIIVLSISNMLVMNVLERTGEIGTLLAIGFKRKKILHLFAIEGLLLGLVGASLGLVAGYGLAELISAIGIPMPPPPGMTEGYTGEILITLNVVMNAFLVAFITTTLAGLYPAWKASRLQIINALRHNI; translated from the coding sequence ATGCATCCATCCCCAATAGCCTGGATTGCCATGGCTAACCTGCTGATTGCCGCGCGCAACCTCGCACGCAATCGGCGGCGTGCGCTAGCTGCCCTGCTTACGGTGGCCGTCGGCGTCACCTCACTGATGCTTGCCGACGGTTTCATCCAGTGGATTTTCTGGGCCATGCGCGAAGGCACCATCCAGTCCCAATTAGGCCACATTCAGGTCGTGCGACCGGGATACCTCAGCGCAGGCGCAGCCAATCCTTACGCTTACGTATTACCGGAGAACTTGCCTCAGCGCAAAGCGATCGAATCCACTCCCGGCGTCAAACTGGTAGCACCGCGGCTGGCGGTGACCGGACTCATCAGCCACGGCGAGACGACAATAGCGTTTGTGGCAGATGGTGTCGATCCGCAGAAGGAGGCGGAGCTGAGCAAGGCTCTGCGTATTTCGGAAGGAAGAAATATCGCCGGCGCGACCGCAAAAGAGGTGATTCTGGGATACGGCCTGGCGCGCAATCTCGATGTGAAGCCGGGCGCCACTGTGGCGCTACTGGCCAATACTGCAGGCGGCGGCATCAACGCCGTCGAGGCAAAGGTGGCCGGGGTGTTTATCAGTGCCAACCAGACCTACGACGATTCCGCCTTGCGCCTGCCTATCGGCTTGGCGCAGACACTTCTGCGCGTTAACGGCGCCCACGCCTGGCTGGTGTTGCTCGATGACACCGAGCGCACAGACGACTACCTGGAGCGGTTCCGCACCCGCTTCCCCGCGCAATCGAACAAGTTGGAGTTCGTACCTTGGTACCAGCAAGCAGATTTCTACAACAAGACAGTGGCGCTGTTCTCGCAGCAGATGAACGTGCTGCGACTGATCATTGGCTGTATTATCGTCCTCAGCATTTCCAACATGCTGGTGATGAATGTGCTCGAGCGTACCGGCGAAATCGGCACGCTGCTGGCTATTGGTTTCAAGCGCAAAAAAATCCTTCATCTGTTCGCCATCGAAGGATTGCTGCTCGGGCTAGTCGGCGCATCCCTGGGTCTGGTCGCCGGTTATGGGCTGGCCGAATTGATTTCTGCGATTGGCATCCCCATGCCACCACCACCGGGAATGACAGAGGGCTACACCGGCGAAATACTGATTACCTTGAACGTGGTGATGAATGCGTTTCTTGTCGCATTCATCACCACTACGCTGGCGGGTTTGTATCCGGCATGGAAAGCCTCGCGCCTGCAAATCATTAACGCGTTGCGTCACAATATCTGA
- a CDS encoding ABC transporter ATP-binding protein: MIVEAQAVGKEYALGKQTVTALRNISLSIHKGEFMALAGPSGSGKSTLLNLIGCIDTPTTGTILIGGQNISGKTPDELADLRLNTLGFVFQTFNLLPVLSAWENVEYPLLQQPKVAKKTRQERVQHYLKVVGLEPYAHHRPNELSGGQRQRVAIARALATRPSIVLADEPTANLDHKTGEGILRLMKDLNQEEGTTFIFSTHDARVMEMADRVIELADGQIME, translated from the coding sequence GTGATCGTCGAAGCTCAAGCAGTCGGCAAAGAATATGCCCTTGGCAAACAAACTGTTACGGCATTGCGCAACATTTCCCTTTCTATCCATAAAGGCGAATTCATGGCGCTAGCGGGGCCGTCGGGGAGCGGCAAGTCGACCCTGCTCAATCTGATTGGCTGTATTGACACGCCGACCACGGGAACCATCCTGATTGGAGGGCAGAATATCAGCGGCAAAACACCCGATGAACTGGCTGATCTGCGACTAAACACGCTGGGCTTTGTCTTCCAGACCTTCAATCTGCTGCCGGTATTGTCAGCTTGGGAAAATGTCGAATATCCCTTGTTGCAGCAACCTAAGGTAGCCAAGAAAACGCGGCAGGAACGCGTCCAGCATTATCTGAAGGTGGTTGGCCTGGAACCCTATGCGCACCACCGCCCCAATGAATTGAGCGGTGGTCAACGCCAGCGAGTGGCGATCGCGCGTGCCCTCGCCACCCGTCCAAGCATCGTCCTGGCAGACGAACCGACTGCCAACCTTGATCACAAAACCGGCGAAGGTATTCTCAGGCTGATGAAAGACCTCAACCAGGAAGAAGGCACGACCTTCATTTTCTCCACCCATGACGCGCGCGTCATGGAGATGGCCGACCGGGTGATTGAACTGGCCGATGGCCAGATAATGGAATAG
- a CDS encoding EDSAP-1 family PEP-CTERM protein, whose translation MKTKIKLLALSASMLACGIGVSGQAQANAYATVTNNISNGFVIGLFDGQSVGAGIPGIFTFGTPSSLSSSAATLNGSGSAGSSVTPPPDAPASNGTGSNPFRTNEMVTTTGAGNTYYNLFGQLGTNYSSGDAKVVTEQSITGTPIEARNMAESNVEYSGFGDADGRNISSTSVSLGIQLGSDCASHDCRISFSFLADPYILASLDALAKAGSVARGTLSMTITLTKVGDLVPTFVWAPNGVVGDGIAGGTELADAENLNLTREVLTGGDPDAVHSGPYANDTFGGYSAYTNALSTGAYTLSLSMIEKTDVKRVPEPATLGLLGLGLLGAAFARRRKQA comes from the coding sequence ATGAAAACGAAAATTAAGCTGCTTGCGCTGTCGGCCAGCATGCTTGCCTGCGGAATCGGTGTGTCCGGTCAAGCACAGGCGAACGCCTACGCAACGGTAACAAATAATATTAGCAATGGTTTTGTAATCGGGCTGTTTGATGGGCAATCTGTTGGTGCGGGCATTCCTGGAATCTTCACCTTTGGAACCCCATCGTCCCTCTCCTCCAGCGCCGCCACTTTGAATGGCAGCGGAAGCGCGGGCTCTTCAGTCACTCCGCCTCCTGACGCACCCGCTTCCAACGGCACGGGCTCAAACCCATTCCGTACCAATGAGATGGTCACCACCACCGGTGCTGGCAATACTTACTACAATCTCTTCGGCCAACTGGGAACGAACTACTCCTCCGGCGATGCAAAAGTGGTGACCGAACAGAGTATTACTGGCACCCCGATCGAGGCACGCAACATGGCCGAGAGCAATGTCGAGTATAGCGGTTTTGGTGATGCGGACGGACGCAACATATCTTCGACCTCCGTCAGCCTTGGCATTCAACTCGGAAGCGATTGCGCGAGCCACGACTGCCGGATTTCTTTCTCGTTCCTGGCCGACCCTTACATTTTGGCTTCGCTAGACGCGCTTGCCAAAGCGGGCTCGGTAGCGCGCGGCACGCTCTCCATGACCATCACCTTGACCAAGGTAGGCGATCTGGTCCCAACCTTTGTATGGGCGCCTAACGGTGTGGTCGGCGATGGGATTGCTGGCGGTACGGAATTGGCCGATGCAGAGAACCTGAACCTGACTCGTGAAGTGCTGACCGGGGGTGATCCTGACGCGGTACACTCGGGACCTTATGCTAACGATACCTTCGGTGGCTACTCTGCGTACACCAATGCATTGAGCACTGGTGCTTACACCTTAAGCCTGTCGATGATCGAGAAAACGGACGTCAAGCGTGTGCCTGAACCTGCCACCCTTGGACTGCTGGGACTAGGCCTGCTCGGAGCAGCATTCGCCCGCCGCCGCAAGCAAGCATAA
- a CDS encoding DUF1302 family protein produces MLLGLLITTIPAGAAEKSKTRMDVESIDDLFGSPPPAPKKAAEAPQDISAPAAAESGPPSQPSPSEPHLAGFYQNDLAYTYTDKKHWSRFNNTLDLSTQGRMAGGASWKLGGRINYDPIYDLADTYPQAVRKDQRFEAMIREAYMDFSSGDWDFRLGRQHVVWGEMVGLFFADVVSAKDMRQLVLPDFDIIRIPQWAARAEYFQGNFHVEGVWIPYMSYDNIGKPAAEFYPFNPAAVAGFQTVIASEKQPVGLGNAAYGARLSWLKSGWDISGFYYTANDPSAALSRQIALLPTPTITYQPIHERIHQLGATLGKDLGPMVLKAEAIYTKDKLFSTTSASDADGLVKQNILDYIVGLEWSFPQETRFNAQFFQRWFPGHDAGIVPDKTESGISLLFSTQALHPKLEPKLLLIRSLNRDDWSAQFKLTWKLDGNWRLATGVDIFGGPPTGLFGAFDNKDRVYTEVRYSF; encoded by the coding sequence TTGCTGCTGGGCCTGCTGATCACCACCATCCCGGCGGGCGCAGCAGAAAAGAGCAAAACCCGCATGGATGTGGAATCCATCGACGACCTCTTTGGCAGTCCTCCCCCTGCCCCAAAGAAAGCGGCCGAAGCGCCGCAAGACATCAGCGCACCTGCCGCGGCTGAATCCGGGCCGCCAAGCCAGCCCTCACCATCCGAACCGCATCTGGCCGGTTTTTATCAAAATGACCTGGCTTACACCTACACCGACAAAAAGCATTGGTCCAGATTCAACAACACCCTCGACCTTTCCACCCAAGGCCGCATGGCGGGCGGAGCGTCGTGGAAGCTGGGCGGGCGCATCAATTACGACCCGATCTACGACCTCGCCGACACCTACCCCCAAGCTGTGCGCAAAGATCAGCGTTTCGAGGCCATGATCCGTGAAGCCTATATGGATTTTTCGTCCGGCGACTGGGATTTTCGCTTGGGTCGACAGCATGTCGTCTGGGGCGAAATGGTCGGGCTGTTTTTTGCCGACGTGGTATCGGCCAAGGATATGCGCCAGCTCGTGCTGCCGGATTTCGACATCATCCGTATCCCCCAATGGGCGGCGCGAGCCGAGTATTTTCAGGGGAATTTTCACGTCGAGGGGGTGTGGATACCCTACATGAGCTACGACAATATCGGCAAGCCCGCAGCCGAATTCTACCCGTTCAATCCGGCTGCCGTCGCCGGTTTTCAAACGGTAATTGCTTCGGAAAAGCAACCTGTTGGTCTAGGTAACGCGGCTTACGGAGCGCGCTTGTCCTGGCTCAAGAGTGGCTGGGACATCTCGGGTTTCTACTACACCGCCAACGATCCATCGGCAGCCTTATCGCGCCAGATTGCTCTGCTGCCCACCCCCACCATTACCTATCAGCCCATCCATGAGCGCATTCACCAATTAGGTGCCACTCTGGGCAAGGATCTGGGACCGATGGTGCTCAAGGCTGAGGCAATCTACACGAAAGACAAACTGTTCAGCACCACCAGCGCCTCCGATGCAGATGGCCTGGTCAAACAAAACATTCTGGATTACATCGTCGGGCTGGAATGGAGCTTCCCTCAGGAAACCCGCTTCAACGCGCAATTTTTTCAGCGCTGGTTCCCCGGCCACGATGCAGGCATCGTACCGGACAAAACTGAAAGCGGCATCTCCCTCCTGTTCAGCACCCAAGCCCTGCACCCTAAGCTCGAACCAAAATTGCTGCTTATCCGGAGTTTAAACCGCGACGACTGGTCCGCCCAGTTCAAACTCACCTGGAAACTGGACGGTAACTGGCGACTGGCAACCGGTGTTGATATTTTTGGCGGGCCGCCAACCGGCCTGTTCGGTGCATTCGACAACAAAGACCGGGTTTACACCGAGGTGCGCTACAGTTTTTGA
- a CDS encoding glycosyltransferase, with amino-acid sequence MQSRNKPVILLVAEAVTLAHFARIATLAKALDPAVYEVVVASDPRYTDLEAPLGFAFHPIRSISTAEFAQALARGKPLYSVETLTQYVEDDLALLDSVKPDLVVGDFRLSLAVSAPLRRIPYASVVNAYWSPFADTAYPVPDLSMTRILGVRLAQKLFDAARPMAFALHARPLNRVRRHYGLPSLGSDLRNVYTWGDYTLYADIPEVVPTRRLPAQHRYLGPILWSTHTPLPEWWSRLPEDRPIVFLTLGSSGQADLLPMALTALSKLPVTVIAATAGNIALADVPANAYITNYLPMDIATRRAQLVISNGGSLTTYQAFASGVPVIGLCSNMDQLLNMGATERLGAGIMLRAGKASSASILEAAIAILNNPSYAQAANRVGRILVQTDAAQRFRDVVEEMLRQRSNPSSDQPQK; translated from the coding sequence ATGCAAAGCCGAAACAAGCCAGTTATTCTTCTTGTTGCTGAAGCGGTCACGCTTGCGCATTTCGCCCGGATTGCAACGCTGGCGAAGGCGCTCGATCCCGCGGTGTATGAAGTGGTTGTCGCATCGGATCCTCGCTACACCGATCTGGAAGCGCCACTTGGCTTTGCGTTTCATCCCATTCGATCCATCTCCACAGCCGAATTCGCACAAGCCCTTGCCCGGGGCAAGCCGCTTTACAGCGTAGAAACGCTTACTCAGTACGTCGAAGACGACCTTGCGCTGCTCGATAGCGTCAAACCCGATCTGGTGGTCGGAGACTTCCGCCTGTCGCTGGCCGTGAGTGCGCCGTTGCGCCGCATCCCCTATGCTTCCGTGGTCAATGCCTACTGGAGCCCGTTCGCCGATACCGCCTACCCGGTACCTGACTTGTCCATGACCCGGATTCTGGGCGTCCGCCTGGCGCAAAAACTGTTTGATGCAGCCAGACCCATGGCCTTCGCCCTGCATGCCCGACCCTTGAACCGGGTACGCCGCCACTATGGACTGCCGTCGCTTGGGTCGGATCTACGAAATGTCTACACTTGGGGCGATTACACCCTGTATGCGGATATCCCCGAAGTGGTGCCGACTCGCAGGCTGCCAGCCCAGCATCGCTATCTTGGCCCGATTCTCTGGTCCACACATACACCGCTGCCCGAGTGGTGGAGCCGCCTTCCCGAAGACAGGCCGATCGTATTCCTGACTCTGGGCAGCTCGGGTCAGGCCGATCTCCTGCCTATGGCTCTCACGGCACTGTCGAAACTCCCGGTCACGGTTATTGCTGCCACCGCAGGCAACATTGCGCTTGCCGATGTGCCTGCCAATGCGTACATCACAAATTACCTGCCGATGGACATCGCAACCCGACGCGCGCAACTGGTGATCAGCAACGGCGGCAGCCTGACTACCTACCAGGCTTTTGCCAGTGGCGTGCCGGTCATCGGTCTGTGTTCCAATATGGATCAACTGCTGAATATGGGTGCGACAGAACGCTTGGGAGCCGGAATCATGCTGCGTGCCGGAAAGGCGTCTTCTGCCAGCATATTGGAGGCTGCAATTGCCATCCTTAATAATCCATCTTATGCGCAGGCGGCCAACCGGGTTGGCCGGATCCTGGTGCAGACTGATGCTGCGCAACGTTTTCGGGATGTCGTGGAGGAGATGCTCCGCCAAAGGAGCAATCCCTCTTCGGACCAACCCCAGAAGTAG
- a CDS encoding nitroreductase family protein: MDPIPQPIADILEFSRWAPSGDNTQPWRFEIINERHLVVHAFDTRDHCVYDLDGHPSQIALGALLETLAIAASAHGLRAEFRRHSDSPDTHPDYSVDLIPDSQLPPDPLLPHIKHRSVQRRPMRLTPLTEPQKQALQIAVGKSYAVRWFEGGPQRWQLAKLMYDNAKLRLTLPEAYAVHRSIIEWQARYSDDKVPDQALGLDKMTLKLMRWVMGSWQRVDFFNTYLAGHLMPRIEMDLLPGLLCAAHFALLAHKAPETIDDYVAAGRAVQRFWLTATSLGLQLQPEMTPLIFGRYVRENRAFSRLPGAMETAANLGDRLSRLLRNDAVGQAVFFGRIGNGRSADSRSLRLSVGRLMNAG; encoded by the coding sequence ATGGACCCGATTCCGCAGCCCATCGCAGATATTCTCGAATTTTCCCGCTGGGCGCCCTCCGGCGACAACACCCAGCCCTGGCGCTTTGAGATCATCAACGAACGCCATCTGGTCGTCCACGCTTTCGATACCCGTGACCATTGCGTCTATGACCTGGATGGCCACCCCAGCCAGATTGCCTTGGGCGCGCTGCTGGAAACCCTCGCCATCGCGGCGAGTGCGCATGGCCTACGGGCGGAATTCAGGCGCCACTCCGACTCACCGGACACTCACCCTGACTATTCCGTGGACCTGATCCCGGATAGCCAATTGCCACCGGATCCCTTGCTGCCCCACATCAAGCACCGTTCCGTGCAGCGTCGGCCCATGCGGCTCACCCCCCTCACCGAGCCACAAAAACAGGCCCTGCAAATCGCTGTCGGAAAATCTTACGCCGTGCGTTGGTTCGAGGGCGGGCCACAACGCTGGCAGTTGGCCAAATTAATGTACGACAATGCCAAGCTCAGGCTCACCCTGCCGGAGGCCTATGCCGTTCACCGCAGCATCATCGAATGGCAAGCCCGATACAGCGATGACAAGGTGCCTGATCAGGCGCTGGGGCTGGACAAGATGACTCTCAAATTGATGCGCTGGGTCATGGGGAGTTGGCAACGTGTTGATTTTTTCAACACTTATTTGGCCGGGCACCTGATGCCGCGGATTGAAATGGATCTGTTGCCCGGACTGCTCTGTGCTGCCCATTTCGCCCTTCTGGCGCACAAAGCGCCTGAGACGATAGACGATTACGTTGCTGCAGGCCGGGCAGTTCAGCGCTTCTGGCTGACGGCTACTAGCCTGGGTCTACAACTGCAGCCAGAGATGACCCCGCTGATTTTTGGCCGCTATGTACGTGAAAACAGGGCGTTCAGCCGCTTGCCAGGCGCCATGGAAACAGCGGCAAACCTGGGTGACCGGCTTTCCCGGCTGTTGCGGAACGATGCGGTGGGGCAAGCCGTTTTTTTCGGACGAATCGGCAACGGGCGGTCAGCGGACAGCCGATCCCTGCGGCTGTCCGTTGGGCGGTTGATGAACGCAGGGTAA